Genomic DNA from Salinibacter pepae:
GGTCGCGAAGCACACCTGCTTGGCGTGGAAGGTGTGGATTTCGCCGGTGAGGATTTCGTAGGCCACCACGCCGGCGCACTCCCCGTCCTCCGTCATGATGAGGTCCAGCACCTGAAACTCGTCGTAGAACCGGACGCCCTGCTTCGTGCACTGGTCGTAGAGCGTGTGCAGGATTGTGTGGCCGGTGCGGTCGGCGGCGTGGCAGGAGCGCTTGACGGGCGCCTCGCCGAAGTTGCGGGTGTGGCCCCCGAACCGTCGCTGCGAGATCTTGCCCGCCTCGTTGCGGCTGAAGGGCACGCCGTAGTGCTCCAGCTCCACGATTGTGCGGGGCGCGTCCTTGCAGAGCGCCTCGATGGCGTCCTGGTCCCCCACGTAGTCGCTGCCCTTCACCGTGTCGAAGGCGTGCCACAGCCAGTGGTCCTCCTCCTCGTTGCCGAGGGCCGCGGCGATGCCGCCCTGCGCCGCCCCGGTGTGGGAGCGGAGGGGGTGCAGCTTCGAAACCACCCCCACGTCGGCCCCGCCCTCGCGGGCATACAGGGCGGCCATCAGGCCAGACCCGCCCGCTCCAACAACGACGACATCGTGCTCAAAAGTCATGGTGTTCGATTGCGTTGGTCGAGTTCAAGTAGAATGCCTTCCCAAGTCATCGTCGCCAGTTGCCAGTCACGAGTGGACCTTGAAGCGTCCGTCGCACGGAAAAAGTGCTCGTAACCCATGGGGCATGGCTCGCCGTCACCACCCGGCCGTAAGCACCGAGTAGGTTCCAATGATGAGCAGCCCGAGGGCCACCGTCCACGACAGCGACTTGGCCACCAGTCTTCCCATCGGGTCGCGGATGTAGTCGGTCATCACGTTGTTCAGGCCGTAGAAGCCGTGGTGGAGGGCCACGACGAGGAACAGGATGTTGAACCCCTTCCACAGCACCGCATAGACCGGGTCGGCCAGCCGCTGCATCACCACCTGGTACGGGGTGGCCTCGGCGTCCGGCCCGAAGCGGGCCTTCACCCCCTCCTTCGCCTCGTCCGGGTAGTCCGGCATCTCGTTTTTCTCCGTCACCACCTCGTGGGTCACCGAGGCGGCCTGGTGGTCGTAGTGCTGCACCCAGAAGTGGGTGATCAGCATGAAGATGAGGAAGGTGCCGGTGATGCGGTGGAGAAACCAGTTCAGCGCGTTGGTCTGAGCCATAGCAACAGGGGGCCGGAGGGTGAGCTGGGGGCGGAAAGGCGGGCCGGGGACGCTACAGGAACAGGGTCGGCATCGACCCGGGCCCGAGGAGCCACTCGCCGAGCGCGTAGATCGACGGCCAGCCGCCCACGGCGATGATGACGGCCGTCACGGCCCCCAGCGTCCAGAACAGTTTTTTCTGCTTCGGGCTCCATCCCAGGAAGTCGATGAGCACGAGCCGAAGGCCGTTCATCGCGTGGTAGGCCACGGCCACCAGGAGGGCAAACTCGCCGACCTTAAAGATGGGGCTGTGGTACTTGGCGATGAGCGCGTTGAAGGTCTCCGGGTCCGTCAGTGCGGTCAGGCCCCAAATGTGGACGATGAGGTACACGACCAGGCCCACACCGGTAAGGCGGTGCATCAGCCAGGCAAACATGCCGGTCCGGATGCGATAGGACTGGAACCGACTCTCCTGCTCGGCGGTCGCGTTCGTCTCTTGAGGCGCCGAGGGGCGTTCTTTGGTGTCAACGGCCATGGGGCTGATGGGGATTGTGACGTGGCAAAACAACCGGGGCAGGCGAGGGCACGCGTCAGATCGTAACTCGCCCTATACAACAATACCCGCAGTAGGGATCAAAATGAAGGGGGAGAGGCAGAGGTTTCGGGAACCGAAGATTTGCTTCGGCCCCCGAGCGCCTCCTACCGCTCCGCAAGGGGCGCCACAGTCCGGTCGCGAGCCCCCACGTACTGGGCGCGCGGTCGGATCAGGCGGTTGTCGGCCCACTGCTCCAGAAGGTGGGCGGTCCAGCCGGCCGTGCGGCTCAACGCAAAGATGGTCGTGAAGAGGTCGGGGTCGAGCCCGAGCTGGTAGTAGGTGGGGCCGCTGAAGAAGTCCACGTTGGGGGCGATGCCCGTCTCCTCCGTCATCGTCTCGTGGATTTTCGTGGTGTACTCGTACCACTTCATGTCGCCGGCCTCTTCGCTGAGCTCTTTCACCATGGTGCGGAGGATGGCGGCGCGAGGGTCCATCGTGTTATACACGCGGTGGCCGAAGCCCATCACGCGCTCGTCGGCGTCGAGGCGGTCCTGGATGTACGACGTCGGGTCCGCGCCCTTCTCGTCGATGTCGAGGAGCATGCGCATCACCTCCTGGTTGGCCCCGCCGTGCAGCCGCCCCTTCAGGGCGCCGACCGACCCGGAGACCGCGGAATACATGTCCGAGAGGGTCGACCCGATGACCCGGCTGGTAAACGTGGAGGCGTTCAGGCCGTGGTCGGCGTGTAGCACGAGGCACACGTCGAAGGTGTCCTCGGCGGCCGCGCCCGGTTTCTCCCCGTTCAGCATGTAGAGGAAATTGCGGGCCATCGAGCCGTGATCCAGCGGGGCGACCGGCTCCTTGTCCTTCCGCAGGCGATCGAACGCCGCGATGATGGTCGGAATCTGGGCGAGGATGCGGTCGGCCTTGCGGTGGTTGGCGCCCTCCGCCATCGTGTCGGCCTCCTCGTCGTAGAGGGCGAGGGCGGACACCGCCGTGCGGAGGACCGCCATGGGGTGGGCGTCCGCGGGCGTCTCGCGCAGGAGATTCAGGATGGGGGCGGGGAGGGCCCGCTCGCTCCGCAGGTGGGACGAGAAGTCGTCGAGCTCGGACTGGGTGGGAAGCTCGCCGTGGCGGAGCAGGTACACGACCTCTTCGAACGAGGCGTGGTCGGCGAGGTCGTGGATGTCGTAGCCGCGGTAGATGAGTTCGCCCTTGTCCCCATCGATGGAGGACAGCTCTGATTCGAGGGCAATGACGCCCTCGAGTCCTCGGGCCTTGATGGGGGCCTTGTCGGTTGTCAACTCCGTTACAGATTCTTGGTCAGCCATATCGAAGAACGTGTGTGGTGAAAGCCGAAGTGGAATGGAAACAGCATGGCCGTCACGGCCGAAGGGACGGACCCGGACGCAGGCAGGCGGGGCGCTGCGAAAGACGATGTAGGAGGGCGGAGCGGAGGGCTCGCGTTCAGTGAGTCCGCCCGGGAACGCTTTTGCAGAAAGCCCCGAGGGCCCGCCCACGCAGGGGGCTTCCCACTGCAGAGCAACATTTGGAGCTGTCCTATTATACAAACGACGGCGCGGCGGACTCACGAATTTTGATTTAAGGGAGGGCTCAGGGGGCGCTGGCCGTCTTGCGTCCCCCTGGGGATCATTCAGGCCGGAAAGACAATACTCTTAGGTGACATTCGGCACTTACGGGAAGCGTTCCCGAAGGTGCCAGGGATGTGTTCATGCACGCGAGCAGCCGAAAACACGCAATCGACCACGGCATGGCTCGCGGGGCGAATCCGGGGACACAGGCGCGCGGGCCGACCGCTCTGCACAGCAGAAACACGGCCTGCGCCCCGTCGCGGTCCCCATTCGGCTTCGTCTACTGACCCGCATCCCATTCCGTTTGGCTGTGTCCGGACACAGGGAGGCAGCCCCGTTCGAACCCATTGCTCACGAGTCAATCCGTGCCCGAGCACTCGGTGCCGGTTCAGGGTCCGGTGGGCGCCGCACGGCGGTGCCTCGCAGCCAGTCGTCACATCACGCCTGGCCGACCCTGGTGGCAGCTCCGCTTGGTCCCTTCGCTGTTGTTCCGTTTGTACTGATGGTGCGAAGCGCCCGTTGGACCCACTCCCGCCCGCCGGCACAGGGGCAGGCACACCCCGACCCCACATATGTCCAAAGAAATTGTCTTCAACGTCGGCAACGAGCAGACGCGCATCGCCATCGTCGAAGATGGCAAGCTCGTCGAGCTCTACATTGAAAACGCCGAGCACAAGCGCACGATTGGCAACCTGTACCTGGGGCAGATCCGAAAGGTGATGCCCAGCATTCAGGCGGCCTTCGTCGACATCGGGCAGGAGCAGGACGCCTTCCTCCACTTCTCGGACCTGTCCGACAACCTGCCGTACCTGCTCGACTTCCTGGGGCTCGAGGCGCCGACGGTGGAGGCGATCGATGTGCCGACCGGAAAGAAGGACTGGGACAAGCGGCCGTCCGACCTGCTGAACCGCGGGCAGACGATCCTCGTCCAGGTCACCAAGGAGCCCATCTCGAACAAGGGCAGCCGCATCTCCACGGACATCTCGCTCGCGGGGCGCTTCCTGGTGCTGGTGCCCCTTCAGAACTACGTTGCCGTCTCCCGCAAGATTACCGACGACGAGGAGCGCCGCCGCCTCGAGTCCCTGGCCAGCAGC
This window encodes:
- a CDS encoding succinate dehydrogenase hydrophobic membrane anchor subunit, translated to MAQTNALNWFLHRITGTFLIFMLITHFWVQHYDHQAASVTHEVVTEKNEMPDYPDEAKEGVKARFGPDAEATPYQVVMQRLADPVYAVLWKGFNILFLVVALHHGFYGLNNVMTDYIRDPMGRLVAKSLSWTVALGLLIIGTYSVLTAGW
- the sdhC gene encoding succinate dehydrogenase, cytochrome b556 subunit, with the protein product MAVDTKERPSAPQETNATAEQESRFQSYRIRTGMFAWLMHRLTGVGLVVYLIVHIWGLTALTDPETFNALIAKYHSPIFKVGEFALLVAVAYHAMNGLRLVLIDFLGWSPKQKKLFWTLGAVTAVIIAVGGWPSIYALGEWLLGPGSMPTLFL
- a CDS encoding citrate synthase, yielding MADQESVTELTTDKAPIKARGLEGVIALESELSSIDGDKGELIYRGYDIHDLADHASFEEVVYLLRHGELPTQSELDDFSSHLRSERALPAPILNLLRETPADAHPMAVLRTAVSALALYDEEADTMAEGANHRKADRILAQIPTIIAAFDRLRKDKEPVAPLDHGSMARNFLYMLNGEKPGAAAEDTFDVCLVLHADHGLNASTFTSRVIGSTLSDMYSAVSGSVGALKGRLHGGANQEVMRMLLDIDEKGADPTSYIQDRLDADERVMGFGHRVYNTMDPRAAILRTMVKELSEEAGDMKWYEYTTKIHETMTEETGIAPNVDFFSGPTYYQLGLDPDLFTTIFALSRTAGWTAHLLEQWADNRLIRPRAQYVGARDRTVAPLAER